The Sporosarcina sp. Te-1 DNA window TTTTGGGCAACTCAAGTTAAATCAAAAAGTACGTGTTTATTGTGATTATGTAAGGGAATCTAATCCACCTAAATCCGCAGCTTTCTATGTTGAGTTAGTTGAGAATAGCGATTAACCTTAGAATTAGAGTAGAGTACTTGTGCATGGAACTTCTCTGATAATCGGGGAAGAAACAATCAACTAAGAGGCATGAACCAAACCACACATTTTTTCAGCACCTCCCTTTGAGGTAATAAAACAGGGAGGTGCTTTTTGTGTAAGAAAAAATTTATATATTCGAAAAAATACAGAACTCTGTTATCGGTAGGCGTTGTTAAAATTACCCTGTTGTATTTCAGTTGGGTTTCTTCTTTTCGGCATGTTAAACTTTGAAAGTTCAATTGGCAATGAAGAAGGTGGAATTCATTTGAGAAGAATGGAACATAAGCAGCAACAGAAACGATTACAAGCGGGAAAGAAAAGGTCTAACCTAAAAAAGCCGATCCGTATCATATTCTACGGAATGCTCATTTTGGTCGTTTGTGGATTGGTGATCTTTAATCTGTTAATTTCAACGAGTGATGTAAGTAAACTGGAGGAACCGGAACCAAGGCCGACATTCATTTATGATCAAAACGGAGAGATCGTTAGTAAAATATCGAATTCCAACATAGAAGGAGTTTCTCTAGACCAAATTCCAAAAGAGCTAATGGAAGCCGTAATTTCTGTTGAAGATCAACGATTTTACAAACATAGCGGGATTAATTATTTCGGGATTGCACGCGCATTGACCCAAAACCTGTTCAAAGGTAAAGTCGTGGCTGGTGGCAGTACGATTACGCAACAGTTATCCAAAAACGCATTTTTATCAAATGAACGAACGTACTCTCGTAAATTCAAAGAATTGATTCTTACGAAAAAGATTGAGAGAACGTATTCAAAAGATGAGATTATGGAACGCTATTTGAACCAAATTTATTTTGGAGATGGAGCATGGGGTGTCCAACGTGCTGCGCAAGTCTATTTTGGTAAAGATGTAAGCCAATTAACGCTAAGCGAATGTGCTACATTAGCCGGATTAATAAAAGCGCCTTCCCAATTATCCCCGAACAAAAATATGGAGAAATCGGTGGAACGACGCAACCTTGTTTTATCGCTAATGAAAGGTGAAAAGTACATTAGTCAAGCGGAATACGATGAAGCGATTGAGCAAGAAATTGTATTAGCCGATTCAACTATGCCGGATTATAAAGGGAAATATCCTTATTATATAGACCATATTATGGAAGAGGCGATTAACAAGTATCATCTTACGAAAAATGAAGTATTATCTGGCGGACTACATATTACTACGACGTTAAATCCTGTTATCCAAGACGCCCTTGAAGAAGTTTATAAGGATGATCGATATTTTCCTGAAAGCAAGCCCGATCAACTCATTCAAAGCGCCTCCGTCTTCATAGATCCTAAAACGGGTGGAATTAGTGCGTTGATTGGAGGCAGAGGGGAATATACGTATGGCCGCTTTAATCATGCGACCCAGCTCATTAGACAGCCGGGATCGTCCTTGAAGCCGCTTGCAGTCTATACCGCTGCATTGGAGCAAGGCTATCAAATTTCGGATTTGCTTGTTGATGAACCAATCAACATAAATGGATATTCTCCGAGAAATTTCGATAAGAAATATAGAGGGCGGGTGACAATGTACGATGCAGTCGCTCATTCGTATAATATTCCTCCCGTCTGGCTCTTACATCAAATCGGAATCGAAAAAGGTGTGAGCGCTGTAGAAAAGTTCGGAATTCCATTGGAAAAGGAGGATCATAATCTAGGCCTCGCATTAGGGGGCTTGCATAAAGGGACGTCTCCCTTGCGGATGGCTCAAGCTTTTTCTACTTTTGCGAATAATGGGGCCATGATGGAAGCCCATGCGATTGTAGAAATCAAGGATTCAGAAGGCAAAGTCCTTGGAAAGTGGCGTGAGCAGTCGGTAGACGTAACAGAAGCGGAAGTAGCCCAGCAAATGACCTATATGCTACAAGGCGCTGCCGAAGTGGGGACGGCCAAGAAAGCACAAATTTCAGGGATGGAAGTAGCGGGGAAGACGGGCACAACCCAGCTGCCATTTACAGGCGTAGACGGTTCAAAGGATCATTGGTTCGTTGGTTATTCACCGGATATCGTGGGTGCGGTTTGGCTAGGCTATGATCAAACGGATTCCGAGCATTACTTAACATCAACTAGCAGTTTCACAGTGCCGGCTATATTCGGACAAGTCCTGTCAAGGTCGACTAGTGAATTGCCTACGAAGAAATTTGATTTGCCATTAATCGCGAAACATAAAAAAGATCTCGAGAAGCAGAAAGGGAAGATGAAGGAGAAAGAGCTAAAACAAAAACAGCAACAAGAAAAAGTGAAAAAGAAACAGGGGAAGAAAGAGGAGAAAGAACGGAAAAAAAGAGAAAAGGAGAGGGAAAAGAGGCTGAAGAAAGAAGAGAAAGAAAAGAAGAAGCGAGAGAGAGGGAAAGGAAAAGAGAAAGGACATAAGCCGAGGAAAAATAATGATTGAACGGTACCATTTGGGTCTCTCCTGGGTTGTAACAAGGTTCAGATTGTTTTCTAAAAAGCGCTTCAGGTCCTATTAAGGATTTGAAGCGCTTTTCCTTTTGGGAGCGTACGGATGAAAAGTGGAAACTACTCAGAGGATGAATAAGCTAAAATAATTCTAAAAGAAGATTTATGCCATTTCGAATTGGTGGAACTCTTGATTGGAATTGGGTTACATTTGAAGATGAGAATAATCATAAATTTTAATTTATAGGGAGATGAAAGAGTGGAGGGTATTTTATTTCATATAAGAAATGAATAGGGTAAACAATTGTATGAGTAGTCGGAAAACTACCGATGGGAATCATTAACGTCCGGTCAATGATTCCCAAGTCAATTCGTTTAAATGAAACTGGCCCGCTGGAAATGGAAAACGCCAGTCAACGTATGATACACAAAAAGGACTCATTTCTGAAAAATTTATATAAGTAGGAAAAAATTAGTAATAAAAGCGATTTCCAACCCCTCCTCTTATATGAAAAATGTATAGAAGCGAATCAAAGTTTGTATTTCACTTCTACGGCTTTACCTATTATTCGTGCTGGATTGTCCTCGGTAATTATAAATGGCTCATGAGCAGGATTATCCGGCATAAGCATAATCATTTTTCCTTGTTTCCGAACACGTTTTAGTGTGGCCTCTGTATTGCCATTTACTAGTACCGCTGCAATTTCGCCATACTCCACTTCAGGTTGTTCGCGAATAAGAACATGTGAACCATCTGGAATAGTTGGCTCCATGCTGTTTCCTTTAGCCTCTAAATAATATAGCGTTCCACTTGGCAAGTCGTCCGGCGATTCGTACCGATAACCTTTAATGTTATCTTCGGCAAGTATAGGGTCTCCGCAAGCAATGATACCTAGAATTGGAATGCGAATAGTGTTAGGAGATATATGAACGAGGTTAGAAGGAATTGTTAAATCTTTGTCCATTAGATCGTGCAAAGAAACATTAAATATTTTTGAGATGTCTGCCAGTAAACCTGATTTTGGCTCATAAGTACCTTTTTCCCATTCGCTCACAGATGATCCGCTTTTTCTACCGAGTAATTGTGCGAGTTCCGCTTGTTCTAAACCCTTTCGTTCTCTTAGATATTTTAAATTTTTCCCGAAAATGTTTCTCATTTTATTTTCACCTCTCACCTTATTAGTATACCTTATTTTCAGTTTTAATGAAATATATATCCATTTTTAGTTCTGAATTTCTGATATATAGATTTGACTTCAGAAAAACCGATGTGTTAATATTGTCCCAACAAGACAGATCGGAGTGATTTTATACTGTTTTTCTTAATGGAGAATTAATTCGAATTCATTGAATCAGTTTAACCGAAGTGGTAGGCGTTTTTATATTGAGTTATCGGGATCATGGTTTCTTAATTAAGAATTTGCAGAAAACGAAAATTGAAAATTGAACGGGCAATAGGGAGAAATTTCTATTTTTCAAATATTTTTTTGTAAGAGTATTAATCCTGAGATCTAAGAACGAACCGAATCGGGCAAATAAATAATATGGGTAGGTGTCTGTGTTGTATGAATGGTTGAATGACTATCGAGAGTTGGAAGATGAAGTTTTACTGCTAGACTTAAAACTTGAACGTAGTAAAAGGGAATTGAAACGGTGGACAAGTGGCGATCTAATGAAGGTTAAATTAACAGCAGAATCAAATGGTGCCAAATTAGAAGACATTATAGCTTCTATCGAATACGAGCTAGCGCATAAAATGAATGATTTGTATGATGTCAAAAAGCTGATTGGGACATTTAAAGGCTTGGATAATCAAATTCTCTATGGAAAATATGTTGAAGGAAAGGCGCTAATTGATGTTGCATTCGAATTAGGTAAAAGTCCGAACTATATTTATAATAAACATGCACAGATTATGCGCACAATTGAATATGTAAGAACTACAGAAATTCCCTCAAAGCTATTGTATTAGTAGTTTGGATAAGTTAAATGGCACCTCCATTGTTAGAGTTTATCATACAATGGAGGTGCATTTTTTATGGTAAGAACTAGAATTTATATATGTCTTGCTTTGTTTGAAAATATGTATGCTATCGAAACTTAACATTTTATTATGTTGTATTTCCTCCATAGAAAGTGTTGTGAATCTTAAATATAGTAATAGCATGAGATACCGTGGTTGAGGGTCTCGTAATAGTCTCCTGACACCGCAATACTTAGTGGTGGTTTTTTTCCACTAATAAGGGAGCAGTAATTCTTGCTCGTTTTTTTATGTAGGCTTTTTAACAAATTTGTTTAGTCGTACAACCATACGAATGTTTTAAATGTGTTGTTGGGAGTTGTCAGTAGGAGGACTGATATATGGTAAATGTGTAATAAGAAATTATAGCACTAGTTATGACATTAGGGATGCATTTTTACTGAGCGCTGCCAAAGTTTGTTAGAGAATAAAATAAGGAATAAAGGGAATATTCCTTATTTAATGTTTTTTTTTGTTTGTGATTAACGTTCTATCAATAACATCCCTACTGAAATTACTGAAGGCTATATTGAGCTTTTAACTAGAAAAAAACACAAAAAATGAAAAGAGGTTATTTAAATGACAGGAAACAAAGTAAATTTTGGATTAAAAAATGTCCATATTGCACCTTTTGAAATGGTCGGTGAAACAATCACTTATGAGACACCGTATAGAATTCCAGGAGCTGTATCACTTACATTAGAGCCGAGAGGAGAAATGACTGAGTTTTACGCTGATAATGTGCTTTACTATTCATCTTCTTCGAATGATGGGTATGATGGGACTCTCTCGATTGCAACAATACCTGAGCAATTCGCAATTGATGCATTAGGTGAAGAGAAAGACGTGGATGATGGAGTATTGACGGAAAGAGCAGATGCGAAGCATAAATCGTTTGCTCTTTTGTTCGAGTTTGAGGGAGATGTTAAAGCAACTCGACATGTTCTTTACAACTGTTCCGCAAATCGTCCTACGGTATCGGGTGAAACAACTACAAATACGCATGAGCCACAGGCTAATGAATTAACTTTCGTTGCATCAGCTCGTCAAACAGATTATGCAGTTAAAACGAAAACAACTGCAGAGACATCACCCGCCATTTATGATGCTTGGTATACGAAAGTTTACGACAAAAAAGCACCTGTGGGGGTTTGATCAGTGGAGAAAACACTTTGGGTCGACGGTAAAGAAGTAACTTTTAAATCAACCGCTGCCACTCCGTTACGTTATAAAGCTCAATTTGGCCAGGATTACTTCTCAGCTGTCTTGGGAATGGCTGCACTTGGAAATGTAAAAAATGCGAGTGATGTTGATTACGATGCTCTAAAGCAGTTCGATTTTGATGTTTTTTATAACATATTGTGGACACTCGCAAAAACAGCAGACAAAAGCATTCCAGATCCTATCACTTGGCTAGATGGCTTTAACGAATTTCCTTTGTTTGACATCATTCCGGAAGTGCAAGATTTAATTATGACAAGTCTTAAAAGCTCTAAAAAAAAATAAGTAATGAGAAGAGTTCGGGTGATCCTATTACCACGGACTCTTTTTTGTACATGTGTAAACAAAGTGGATTAGAAACAGCAGATTTGGATGTAATGACTATCGGTAATTGTATGGATTATATTGAAACCTTCATTGAAATGAACAACCCAAATGGGAAAGAAACGACAAGGTCTGCAAAACAAAGTGATTTTGATAATTTCTAAGGAGGTGAGAAGATGTCAAAAAGTATAATGGAAATAACAATTAATCAAAATGGAGAAATGAAAGAGTTAGAGAAAGCTTTGATGGACGTTAACTTGAAAGCACGTGAACTACAGAACGAATTGCGTGCTGTTGAGCGAGCACTAAAATTCAGTCCGGGTAATACGGAAATTGCTGCGCAAAAACAACAAGTATTAGCAGAGCAAGTTGAAATTACAACTGAGAAATTAAGACGCCTCAACGAGGTACAAACTGATATTGACAAGCAATTTGCAGAAGGGAAAATAAATGACGAACAATATCGTGCATTCCAACGCGAGGTTATTGAAACAGAATCAAAGCTTAAGCAATTTGAGGAACAGCTGGTCTCTTCCCAATCCAAATTAATTGCCTTTAGTGAAACCACTGCTGGAGCTGGGGAGAAATTTATGAACGCTGGTGCAAATGTGACTTCAGCGGGTGAATTGCTCACTTCAAAAGTAACTGCTCCTCTCTTGGAAATAGGAGCTACGGCTGCAAAAGTTGGTAGTAATTTCGAATCAAGTATGTCTAAAATGCAATCCGTTACGGGTGCATCTGGTGAAGAACTAGTTCAACTTACAGAAAAAGTGCATGAAATGGGTGCGACTACCCAATTCAGTGCAACTGAAGCAGCAGAGGCACTTTCATATATGGCCATGAATGGTTGGAATACAAGTGATATGTTATTAGGCATTGAAAGTGTTCTGACGCTAGCCTCTGCAACTGGTGAAAATTTTGCACATACGGCCGACATCATATCAGACAATCTAACTGCATTTGGTTTGAAGACGGCTGACAGTGCTCAATTTGCAGACGTTTTGGCAGCGGCATCATTGAATGCAAACTCAAACATTTTAACATTTGGCGAATCCCTTAAATACGTTGCACCCTTGGCTGGATCCATGGGTTACTCAGCAGAAGATATTTCCATCGCATTAGGCTTAATGACCAAGTCGGGCATAGACGCGACGCAAGCTGGTTCAACTCTTAATACAATGATTTCCAATATGTCCAGACCAACAGATGCCATGGCGAATTCTATGAAAGAACTCGGTATTTCTCTCACTGATTCATCGGGTAAAGTAAAACCGTTTGAAACCGTTTTGGATGAACTACGAGCATCTTTTGGCAGCCTGACAGAGACACAACAGGATCAATACGCAGCAACTCTCTTTGGCGAAGAAGCCATGGCCGGAGCGCTTGCAATCATCAATGCATCGGAAGAGGACTATTATAATTTGGCAAATGCTATTAATGATGCTGAAGGCTCTGCACAGAAAATGGCAAGTACAATGACAGATAATCTTCAAGGCCGAGTCTCAGATGTGCAAGGTGCGCTTGAATTAGCAGCTATATCAATTTACGAAAATTTGCAGCCGGCATTAGGAAAAATAGTTGATTTTATCAAGTCATTGGTTGATTGGTTTAACAATCTATCACCCGCCGCTCAAAATACAATTGTAATAATGGCGGGAATAGCTACAGCAATTGGTCCTATTTTAGTGAATATTGGAACCCTAATATCAGCTATTGGAGCAGTTTTTGCTGCATTTACTACCGTCAGTGGAGCGATAGCAGTTGTGACGACCGGCGCTGCAGCGGCAACCCCAGCCATCGGGGCATTGGCTGCAGTATTCAGTGCTTTGACTGGGCCAATCGGTATTGCCGTTGCAGCGATAGCAGCATTAACGATTGGTGGCATTGCACTCTATGATCATTTAAAAGAGGACGCCATTCCACAAATAGACCGATTTGGTGAAGGAGTGTCCGAAGCAACACAACAAGCACTCGGTGGTTTTTTTGATTTGTCAGATGGAGCCTCGCAATCACTTGCAGATATGAGCATGCGTGGAGCCGAGGTTACAGATGAAATGGCTAGTGAAATGATAGCCAAGTATGATGAAATGAACAGCCAAATAGTTCAGGGTCTGGAAGATAATCATCAACAACGTATGGATTCTATGAAGAATTTTTTTCTAAACTCAAGTGTTCTAACAGATGATGAGGAAGCGGCCATTCTACAGAAACAGCAAAACGCTCATGACTTGCAAATACTTTCTCAGGAATCAAAAAATAAGCGTATACAAGAAATCATGCAACAGGCTGCTAAAGAAAATCGAGAACTAACTCAGGCCGAAGCTGATGAAATCAATAATATTAATAAGTCAATGAATGAGAATGCAGTACAAGCTTTGTCAGCTAGTGAAGTCGAACAGAAAATAATAATGGAACGATTAAAGGAAACTGCTGGAGATTTGTCGGCACGGCAAGCGGCGGAAGTAGTTCAGAACTCTGCCAAACAACGTGACGGTGCTGTGAAAGAAGCAAATGCACAATTCGACGAAACTCTTGCTCATATCATTCGTATGCGTGACGAAACGGGTGATATCAGTGCGGAAACTGCTGATAAGCTAATTGCAGAAGCCAAGAAACAGAGAGACGAATCAGTGAAGCATGCAATAAATATGCATGCAGAAGTTGTGGATCAGGCGCAAAAGCAAGCAGGTGACCACATTAACAAGGTGGACTGGGAAACAGGAGAAATCTTATCCAAGTGGGACGTTTTCAAAAATAAAACGAAGGAGATATTTACTACTATCGGTTCAAGTATTAAAGAGATATGGGATACCGTCTGGAATTGGACAAAAGAAAAAGTTGAAAGTATTGTAACAGCGGCTATTTCCGGATTCGTATCCCTTGTGGTTGGAATCAAGGATAAGATGACGGAAGTAGTTGAAACAGTAACGAGCTTTTGGGGCAATGCTCAAGAGTTTTTAACAAATATTAATTTGTTGCAGATCGGGAAGGATATAATCCAAGGTTTGATTAATGGTATAAGTCAGATGGCCGATAAAGTTTCAGAGAAAGTTAAAGGATTAGCTGATAGTATTCCAGATTGGATTAAGAGAGTTCTCGGTATCCACTCGCCTTCTAGGGTTATGATGAAACTTGGTGAGGAGATTGGAAAAGGTCTTGCGGTAGGTATTGAAACTACTGATAAACAAGTTTTAAGGGCTACGGACAGCATTGCTGCTACTGTAGAAGATGGTTTCACAATGGCTATGCAGAAGATAGCCAATCAGGCTGAACAAGTTGCTGACAGGACAAAATATGCAGCTGAGAAAATCCAAAATTCATATAGCAACTTAACTTCTGGCCCTAACGTATTGATCCGGGCTGTTACAGAACTAGAGAATAATGCTTCAAAGTTGAGTATACAGAATGTTGGTAAAGAAAATATGTACGGTATGTATGATGGTCTTGACACGGTACGAGGTTTGTTAATATCTCAAGCTCAATCTATTGCTGAAGAAGTAAGTTTTACAATCAGTAAAGCACTTCAAATTAAATCTCCGTTCCATGTCAACAAGAAGATTGGGGAGCAGCTTGGCGCAGGAACTAAAGCTGGCATAGAAAGTATGCTTAATGACATCAAACGAGTCTCAGGGCGGATGGGTAATCTAGTAGTCCCGACCTTGCCAAACTTTTATTCTAGTACATTTGGGAACTCAATTCGTTCCGCAACAATATCAAATAATGTTCACCCTGCTCCAGTAATCAATCAGCAAGTTGTTATTAATAGTCCTGAACCGACAAGCCCATCAGACAATGCAAGATATTTACGGCGCACGGCGCAAGAACTAGGACTAGCTTTTTCATTAGGAGTGAGGTGAGACGATGCGAGAAAAATTAACAATTACTAATACAAACGGTGATACGGTGGAACTTAGCCATCGTCCACCGTTTTTATTAACTAAAATCGAAGGACTTGGCGATGTGGATGCAGATGTGCAAATGTCCAGAGCCCCTTTCCAAGATGGAGCTACACATGTCGATACATTGCTTGAGCCACGGTATATTTCCATACAGGTGTCTATTCTTTCTGACAGCCGTGAAGATTTGTTTGCATTTCGAGAGCATTTGACAAATGTACTTAACCCAAAGTACTCGTTAACAGTAACCTATGAAAATGGATGGGTATCTCGGCAAATCAGTGCTATTAGTGAGCATGTTCCGAAATATCCAGCAGATAACCGAGGATTAAGGTATCAAATAGCGCTGGCTAATCTAGTCTGTCCAAGTCCATTTTGGCAGGATATTAATCCGACAAATATAAAACTCGAGGACTATGTATCTGGTTTTCGCTTTCCTTTCCATTTCCCGGTTCGATTTGCAACACGGGGGGATACAAGATTACTTGTTAATGTAGGCCACGCACCGGCACCAGTCAAGATTACTTTCCGTGGGGAATCAATCAATCCGACAATCACTAAAGTGGGTGCAGACGAATTTATAAGAGTGAAAAAAACAATACCGCAAGGCTATGCATTGGAGATAACTACAGATATTAATGAGAGGGCAGTTCGAATTATAGCGCCAGACGGAATAGTGACAAATGCAATGGGATACATTGATCAGAAGAGTACATTTTTTTCACTTGATATAGGTGAAAACAAGCTTTCATTTATCACGGAGGGTGGAAAGCCGGATGTTTATGTGGAATATCGAAATTTGTATCTAGGGGTCTAAATAGAAAGGACGTGGTAGGGGATGACAGAAGAATTTGGTTTTTTTGATCCTGTAGAAGTTGCTCCAGAGGTTTTTGATCGGGAATACAACGCACAACAATTTACAAACTATTTTAAAGCATTGATAACGACGGGCATTTTGAAAGGTGCAGGAAAAGAACTAAAGGTAACTGCAAACGATAGTAATATGATAACCGAAATTGATACCGGCATAGCTTTTATTGAGGGAAGGTACTATTCAAATACGTCTCAACTTGCACATACTCATGAAACAGAAACATTAGGAAAAGACCGTATAGACCGAGTTGTTGTACAACTCAATTTGGATGATAGGTTGGTAAAAACATATATTAAAAAGGGGATAGCTTCAGCAACACCGATTGCTCCAGCATTGACTAGAAACAAAACAATATATGAGATCTCGTTAGCCCAAGTAAAAGTGATTGGCGGGCAAACATATATAAAAACAGATAATGTGAGAGATGAGCGGGGCGATAAGGCTTTATGTCCGTATGCAGGGTCAGAAATTCTCCCAAACTTCAATGACGCGATTTTGGCTAACTTAGTAGAACAAGTAGAAAGTCTCTTTAGGTTAGTGCAGGATGATGACAAAGGGTCAGCTTTTGAATTGGAAACTGGTACAAACTTGAATACTCTCACTAAATCAGGGTTCTATAGAGTGGGCTATTCCACCTCTCCAATTTCAGGTCTCCCGGCAGGGACTTATATGATAATGGTAGTTAGAAATAAGACTGTTTCACCTGAAGGAAATTCACCGGTGATTCAAATGTTCATTGGAGAGAATGTTGAACTTGGTAAAATATTTGTCAGGATAAGAAACTCAATAGGTGTATGGTCGGTCGTTAAAACTGTGGGTGGAGACGTTTCGGATGCCAGTTTAACCCATAAAGGAATTGTGCAATTAACAAACTCATTTACGTCAACTTCACAAGCACTTGCTTTGACGCAATACGCAGGTTATACGCTGAATAATGCAATTAATACACTATCAAACAAATTGTTAAGTAGCCAGTTAGCTCTTGGTCAAGGTGCTTCCGCAAGTGGATCTGCTTCCACAGCTGTGGGAACGTCATCCAAGGCTACGGGGACATACGCCGCAGCGTATGGACTGGGGGCAAACGCTGGTACGTATAGTACCGCACTTGGAGCCTTAACGGATGCATCTCAAACAGGATCGGTCGCATTAGGTTATCAAGCACATGCCTCTATGTATAGCGATGGCAAACTAGGAGTTGGTATTAATGCAACTGGTCCATGGAATTGGTTAATACCGGGACAATTGCATGTAGCTGGTTCCAAAAATTTTCAAATCCCCCATCCGAAACCATTGAAGAAAGAGACACACATAATTAGACATGGTGCCGTAGAGTCACCTACAGCTGGTGATACCCTCTATAGATATTCAGTTGATATCGTGGATGATATAGCTATTATAAAAATGAATGGGATGAATGATACCTTTACTGCACCAATTGAGAGAGCGGATGACACATATGTAATTAGAATTGCTTTACCGGACTATTGGATATATTTGAATATTCATGATCAGGTTTTCGTAAGTCCATCTAGGCATTTTGGAATGGGTTTTGGCGAAATAGATTGGGAAGCCGAACAGTTAATACTCACTCTGCAAAGCCGTAAGTCATATCATGTTTTGTTGCTAGGTACTCGAAATGATGATGATGTGCAAATTTGGCATGTTAAAGGTATAGAACGGGAGTTGGGCGAAACATGGCTCGGAGAAACATATGTAATTGATGATTTAGAACTAGATGAAACGACGGAATTAGAGGAGGAAATATAATGCAAGTATTTGTGAAAACAGTTTATATTCAATTCAAGAATCCTATTACGGGACAACCTACAAAGAAAGTTGCGGAACACTACTTTGGTAGACGTGTCGTCGCCCTAATTAATGGTGAGGAACGTATGTTCAAATTTACTAAGGACGAACTTCCGTTTGAGGATACAATAACCGAACTAGAGGATCTAATCGTACAACTTGTGGCCAAAGAAGCAGAAAAGTTAGAGAATGAACAGAATTCAGCCTTTCAGGGATAATGTTTATGAATAAACCCATAAGAATATTAACACCAGATATTGAGATACTTGGAGAAATATCTAACTATGAATCACTCATTTTTACAAGATCTTGGTATGGTATCGGCACATTGGAATTACGAATTAATAGACATAAAAACTATACAGAAACTCTTCAAAAAGGGAATATTATTATTATAGGTCAAGAAACGCATAAAGTATTCCAGATTCTTCATAGAGAAATTGAATTGGATCAGCAGGGTAAAGTCACGGAAAATTGGCATATAACCGCACATGAATTAAAAACTATTGTAGGGAGACGTCTTACTATCCCTCCTGCAAATGCATCTTATGATAATAAATCTGGTGCGGTAGAATCTGTTATTAAACATTATGTTGAGAGAAACTTGATCAATCCCTTAGATCCCAGACGTAAGATACCACAACTTCTTGTTGCACCTGATTTGCAACGTGGTCCTTACATTGAAAGACAATCTCGCTTTAAGAATCTTGCTGAAGAAATTGCAGAGCTTAGCTTATTATCGGATGTTGGTTGGGGTATTCATGTGGATTATGATTTGCAAAAGTGGGTTTTCGATATAGATATTGGAAAAGATATCTCTGTCAATCAAGATGTCAATCCACCGGTTATTTTCTCTCCACAGTTTGGGAATATAAAGGACATGCATTTTGTAGATAGTGACTTAAACTATCGTAATGTAGCATTA harbors:
- a CDS encoding major tail protein, with translation MTGNKVNFGLKNVHIAPFEMVGETITYETPYRIPGAVSLTLEPRGEMTEFYADNVLYYSSSSNDGYDGTLSIATIPEQFAIDALGEEKDVDDGVLTERADAKHKSFALLFEFEGDVKATRHVLYNCSANRPTVSGETTTNTHEPQANELTFVASARQTDYAVKTKTTAETSPAIYDAWYTKVYDKKAPVGV
- a CDS encoding phage tail tape measure protein encodes the protein MSKSIMEITINQNGEMKELEKALMDVNLKARELQNELRAVERALKFSPGNTEIAAQKQQVLAEQVEITTEKLRRLNEVQTDIDKQFAEGKINDEQYRAFQREVIETESKLKQFEEQLVSSQSKLIAFSETTAGAGEKFMNAGANVTSAGELLTSKVTAPLLEIGATAAKVGSNFESSMSKMQSVTGASGEELVQLTEKVHEMGATTQFSATEAAEALSYMAMNGWNTSDMLLGIESVLTLASATGENFAHTADIISDNLTAFGLKTADSAQFADVLAAASLNANSNILTFGESLKYVAPLAGSMGYSAEDISIALGLMTKSGIDATQAGSTLNTMISNMSRPTDAMANSMKELGISLTDSSGKVKPFETVLDELRASFGSLTETQQDQYAATLFGEEAMAGALAIINASEEDYYNLANAINDAEGSAQKMASTMTDNLQGRVSDVQGALELAAISIYENLQPALGKIVDFIKSLVDWFNNLSPAAQNTIVIMAGIATAIGPILVNIGTLISAIGAVFAAFTTVSGAIAVVTTGAAAATPAIGALAAVFSALTGPIGIAVAAIAALTIGGIALYDHLKEDAIPQIDRFGEGVSEATQQALGGFFDLSDGASQSLADMSMRGAEVTDEMASEMIAKYDEMNSQIVQGLEDNHQQRMDSMKNFFLNSSVLTDDEEAAILQKQQNAHDLQILSQESKNKRIQEIMQQAAKENRELTQAEADEINNINKSMNENAVQALSASEVEQKIIMERLKETAGDLSARQAAEVVQNSAKQRDGAVKEANAQFDETLAHIIRMRDETGDISAETADKLIAEAKKQRDESVKHAINMHAEVVDQAQKQAGDHINKVDWETGEILSKWDVFKNKTKEIFTTIGSSIKEIWDTVWNWTKEKVESIVTAAISGFVSLVVGIKDKMTEVVETVTSFWGNAQEFLTNINLLQIGKDIIQGLINGISQMADKVSEKVKGLADSIPDWIKRVLGIHSPSRVMMKLGEEIGKGLAVGIETTDKQVLRATDSIAATVEDGFTMAMQKIANQAEQVADRTKYAAEKIQNSYSNLTSGPNVLIRAVTELENNASKLSIQNVGKENMYGMYDGLDTVRGLLISQAQSIAEEVSFTISKALQIKSPFHVNKKIGEQLGAGTKAGIESMLNDIKRVSGRMGNLVVPTLPNFYSSTFGNSIRSATISNNVHPAPVINQQVVINSPEPTSPSDNARYLRRTAQELGLAFSLGVR
- a CDS encoding transglycosylase domain-containing protein, translating into MEHKQQQKRLQAGKKRSNLKKPIRIIFYGMLILVVCGLVIFNLLISTSDVSKLEEPEPRPTFIYDQNGEIVSKISNSNIEGVSLDQIPKELMEAVISVEDQRFYKHSGINYFGIARALTQNLFKGKVVAGGSTITQQLSKNAFLSNERTYSRKFKELILTKKIERTYSKDEIMERYLNQIYFGDGAWGVQRAAQVYFGKDVSQLTLSECATLAGLIKAPSQLSPNKNMEKSVERRNLVLSLMKGEKYISQAEYDEAIEQEIVLADSTMPDYKGKYPYYIDHIMEEAINKYHLTKNEVLSGGLHITTTLNPVIQDALEEVYKDDRYFPESKPDQLIQSASVFIDPKTGGISALIGGRGEYTYGRFNHATQLIRQPGSSLKPLAVYTAALEQGYQISDLLVDEPININGYSPRNFDKKYRGRVTMYDAVAHSYNIPPVWLLHQIGIEKGVSAVEKFGIPLEKEDHNLGLALGGLHKGTSPLRMAQAFSTFANNGAMMEAHAIVEIKDSEGKVLGKWREQSVDVTEAEVAQQMTYMLQGAAEVGTAKKAQISGMEVAGKTGTTQLPFTGVDGSKDHWFVGYSPDIVGAVWLGYDQTDSEHYLTSTSSFTVPAIFGQVLSRSTSELPTKKFDLPLIAKHKKDLEKQKGKMKEKELKQKQQQEKVKKKQGKKEEKERKKREKEREKRLKKEEKEKKKRERGKGKEKGHKPRKNND
- a CDS encoding LexA family transcriptional regulator, with the protein product MRNIFGKNLKYLRERKGLEQAELAQLLGRKSGSSVSEWEKGTYEPKSGLLADISKIFNVSLHDLMDKDLTIPSNLVHISPNTIRIPILGIIACGDPILAEDNIKGYRYESPDDLPSGTLYYLEAKGNSMEPTIPDGSHVLIREQPEVEYGEIAAVLVNGNTEATLKRVRKQGKMIMLMPDNPAHEPFIITEDNPARIIGKAVEVKYKL